A genomic window from Calonectris borealis chromosome 26, bCalBor7.hap1.2, whole genome shotgun sequence includes:
- the IP6K3 gene encoding inositol hexakisphosphate kinase 3: MVGQSPLDPSESRTAVLLEPFVHQVGGHMSMMKYDEHTVCKPLVSQELSFYESLPLAMRQFTPQYKGIVSVHLKKDSLGNLTLIASPSLQTESCGRLDNAIGDSSVTIWHKCKWAASPGTGSEHTLVKWSHTQLTKTFKDSCPGKMLLRTDLQYRTDSLLEDANRNQPERNSYNPWGLHCHRQHLNRMSSKHNENKLHQFLLLENVVSKYNYPCILDLKMGTRQHGDDASEEKKARQIKKCEQSTSASLGVRICGMQVYQADTGHFLCKDKYYGRKLSPEGFRQTLRQFLCNGNHLRTDLLEPIILRLKALLSVIRKQSSYRFYSSSLLIIYDGQEHKENTAPLDNHLHFQKTNCTTSHGTNHARVDVRMIDFAHTTFKGSKCNHTTYDGPDHGYIFGLENLIKILQNISEGK, from the exons ATGGTGGGTCAGAGCCCCCTGGACCCCAGCGAGAGCAGGACCGCCGTCCTCCTGGAGCCCTTCGTCCATCAGGTGGGCGGCCACATGAGCATGATGAAGTACGACGAGCACACGGTCTGCAAGCCCTTGGTCTCGCAGGAGCTGAGCTTCTACGAGTCGCTGCCCTTGGCCATGAGGCAGTTCACGCCCCAGTACAAAG GCATCGTTTCTGTGCACCTCAAAAAGGACAGCCTCGGCAACCTGACCCTGATcgccagccccagcctgcagaCGGAGAGCTGCGGCCGCCTGGATAACGCCATCGGCGATTCCTCGGTGACGATATGGCACAAATGCAAGtgggctgccagccccggcaccgGCAGCGAGCACACGCTCGTCAAGTGGAGTCACACGCAGCTCACCAAGACCTTCAAAGACAG CTGCCCGGGGAAGATGCTATTGAGGACAGACCTTCAGTACCGCACAGATTCACTTTTGGAAGATGCAAACAGAAACCAGCCAGAAAGAAACAGCTACAACCCCTGGGGACTGCACTGTCACAGGCAGCACCTGAACCGCATGTCCTCCAAGCATAATGAGAACAAACTTCATC AGTTTCTATTGCTTGAAAATGTGGTGTCAAAATACAACTATCCCTGCATCCTGGACTTAAAGATGGGAACCCGGCAGCATGGCGATGATGCCTCGGAGGAGAAGAAAGCCCGGCAGATCAAGAAGTGTGAACAAAGCACCTCTGCGTCTCTGGGCGTTCGCATCTGTGGGATGCAG GTTTACCAAGCAGACACTGGCCATTTTCTCTGCAAAGATAAGTATTACGGCAGGAAACTCTCACCGGAGGGATTCAGACAAACCTTGCGCCAGTTCCTGTGCAACGGTAACCACCTCCGAACGGATCTCCTGGAGCCCATCATCCTGCGGCTAAAAGCTCTGCTTTCTGTCATTAGGAAGCAAAGCTCTTACAGGTTCTACTCCAGCTCACTTCTCATCATTTATGATGGACAGGAGCACAAGGAGAACACGGCACCCTTGGATAATCACCTTCACTTCCAAAAAACAAACTGCACCACGTCACACGGCACTAATCACGCCAGAGTTGACGTCCGGATGATAGACTTTGCCCACACCACTTTTAAAGGCTCCAAATGCAATCACACCACTTACGACGGGCCAGACCACGGCTATATTTTTGGCCTAGAGAATCTCATCAAAATCCTTCAGAATATCtcagaaggaaaatga